Proteins encoded in a region of the Canis lupus dingo isolate Sandy chromosome 17, ASM325472v2, whole genome shotgun sequence genome:
- the S100A11 gene encoding protein S100-A11, translating into SDRQPRLPGTLAAPPCGASVTGRSQGAARGRVPGVGAPRHARRAKLLTRKSPSHLQGLQNTNSESREAGGGGRGSAPGRGRRGGGPGRRGPERRSRAAPPRPSPPRPGVAVPSPHPPPAAPSSQLPAPSAALPRRRRRRRTASCPSREHMAKMSSPTETERCIESLIAVFQKFAGKEGNNCTLSKTEFLTFMNTELAAFTKNQKDPGVLDRMMKKLDLNSDGQLDFQEFLNLIGGMAIACHDSFTRSPHFRK; encoded by the exons AGCGACAGGCAGCCTCGGCTTCCGGGGACGCTGGCGGCCCCTCCGTGTGGCGCCTCCGTAACCGGAAGGAGCCAAGGAGCTGCACGCGGAAGAGTCCCCGGCGTGGGCGCACCACGCCACGCCCGCCGTGCGAAACTTTTGACTCGGAAAAGTCCTTCCCATCTCCAAGGCCTTCAGAACACAAACAGCGAGTCCCGGGaagcgggcgggggcgggcggggatcCGCGCccggaagggggaggaggggaggcgggcCGGGGCGGAGGGGACCCGAGCGCAGGAGTcgggccgcccctccccgcccctccccgccccgccccggcgtGGCCGTCCCGAGCCCAcacccgccgcccgccgcgcccagctcccagctcccagctcccagcgcTGCgctcccccgccgccgccgccgccgccggaccGCTTCGTGCCCGTCCCGCGAACACATG gCAAAAATGTCCAGCCCTACGGAGACTGAGCGGTGCATCGAGTCTCTGATTGCTGTTTTCCAGAAGTTTGCTGGAAAGGAGGGTAACAACTGCACACTCTCCAAGACAGAGTTCCTAACCTTCATGAATACAGAACTGGCTGCCTTCACAAAG AACCAGAAGGACCCTGGTGTCCTTGACCGCATGATGAAGAAACTGGACCTCAACTCTGATGGGCAGCTGGATTTCCAAGAATTTCTTAATCTTATTGGTGGCATGGCCATAGCTTGCCATGACTCCTTTACAAGGTCTCCCCATTTCCGGAAGTAA